A segment of the Mangrovimonas sp. YM274 genome:
TATGAAAACAAACAGTTACATTTTTAAGGGCTTTGTCTTTAAAAGCTATGAGGCACCGGAGCAATCTATATTTGATAAGCTCCTAGAGATTTTTATGGAATTGATAACCCATACTTCAGGTGATTTTGATGAGGCTATCGATTGGTTGAGGCAATTGGATAAGGAATACAATCTAACTTCCGAGGATTACAACATCGATGATTTTATTGAAGACCTTAAAAAGAAGGGCTATATCAGGGAAGAACTGCGCCCTGACGGAGAAGGAGGTATGGGGATTACATCAAAGACAGAACAAGCCATAAGAAAAGCTGCCTTGGACCAAATTTTTGGAAAGATCAAGCGTAGCGGCCAGGGTAACCATAGAAGTAAAAGTCCGGGAATAGGCGATGAGCACACTGGCGATTATCGGGAATACCAGTTTGGAGATGCTTTGGACCGTGTTTCTATGACTGAAAGTCTTAAGAATGCTCAAATTAACCATGGGCTGGGAAATTTTAGCCTGTCGGAGGACGATTTGGTTGTGGAGGAAACCCTTCACAAATCCCAAATGAGTACGGTTTTAATGATTGATATCAGCCACAGTATGATTCTCTATGGGGAAGATCGTATTACCCCAGCCAAAAAAGTAGCTATGGCATTGGCCGAATTAATTACTACGAGGTACCCAAAAGACACTTTGGATATTTTAGTATTTGGTAATGATGCATGGCAAATTCAAATTAAGGATTTACCTTATTTGCAAGTTGGACCCTATCACACCAATACCGTAGCAGGGTTGCAATTGGCAATGGATTTGTTGAGACGTAAGCGAAATACAAACAAACAGATTTTCATGATTACCGATGGAAAGCCTAGTTGTTTGCATTTACCAAATGGAGAATATTACAAAAATAGCTACGGATTGGACGAGGTCATTGTTAACAAGTGTTATGCTATGGCGCAACAAGCTAGAAAACTGCATATTCCTATCACCACATTTATGATTGCTCAAGACAATTACTTAATGCAATTTGTAAGAGAGTTTACCTATGCCAACCAAGGAAAGGCCTTTTATACAGGTTTAAAAGGTTTAGGTGAAATGATCTTTGAGGATTATGAAACCAATAGAAAGAAAAGAATTAGGGGGTAGCATTACTTCTAAGATAAACCAATACTAGACACCAATATATGAACAGAACAGAGATTACCACTTTGGGGGCTTTAAAAAAAGCAGGTTACAAATACCAATCCATTAAAGATGAGCTGCGGAATAACCTTATTGAAAAGCTTAAAGGGGATGAACCTACTTTTGAAGGTGTACACGGCTATGAGCATACGGTCATTCCAGAATTGGAGCGGGCCATTTTATCTCGACACAATATTAATTTATTGGGGTTAAGGGGGCAGGCAAAAACACGATTGACTCGTTTGATGGTTAATTTATTGGACGAATATATTCCAGTGGTAAAAGGTTCAGAAATCAATGACGACCCTCAAAGGCCCTTGTCTAGGTATGCCCATGAACTTATTAAGGAGAAAGGCGATGATACCCCTATTGTATGGTTGCATCGCAGTGAACGTTTTGCTGAAAAATTGGCAACACCAGATGTTACGGTAGCTGATATTATTGGGGATGTAGACCCAATTAAAGCAGCTAACCTTAAATTGAGTTATGCCGATGACCGCGTCATCCATTATGGGATGATTCCAAGAGCCAATCGCTGTATTTTTGTCATTAACGAGCTACCGGATTTGCAGGCAAGGATTCAAGTAGCCTTATTTAATATTCTTCAGGAAGGGGACATTCAAATACGTGGTTTTAAACTGCGTTTGCCTTTGGATATCCAATTCGTTTTTACGGCAAATCCGGAGGATTATACCAACAGAGGAAGTATTGTGACTCCACTCAAAGACCGTATAGGTTCACAAATATTAACGCATTACCCTCAAGATATTGAGACCGCAAAGTTAATTACCCAACAGGAAGCCAAATTGGATTCCAGACAGTCCAAAAACATTTTAATTCCAGAATTGGCAAAGGATTTATTGGAGCAGGTTGCTTTTGCAGCTAGGGATAGTGAATATATAGATGCCAAAAGTGGTGTAAGTGCCCGTTTAGGAATTACGGCCTATGAGAATTTATTGAGTACAGCCGAGCGCCGAGCATTGCAATGTGAGGATGCCACAACAACCGTGCGCATGGGTGATTTTATGGGTATCATTCCTTCTATAACAGGAAAGGTAGAATTGGTGTATGAAGGAGAGCAGGAAGGGGCTTCGGTAGTGGCCTACAACCTAATAGGTGACGCCGTAAAATCATTGTTTGTTGAAATCTTTCCAAAGATTGAAAAATTGAAAAAGGAGACCGATGTTACTCCTTATGATGATATTGTATCTTGGTTTTTCAATCAAAAGGAAGGTTTTGAATTGTTGGACGATGTACCTGATAGAGATTATAAAGCCATGTTGGATAGCATAGCCCCATTGGACACTTTATTGAACGCCTATGTACCAGATATAGAACCTTCCGAAAAATATTTTGTAAAGGAGTTTGTGCTATGGGCCTTGGTAGAGTTTAAGCAGTTGAGCAAATTTCGATTTACCGAGGGGATTCAGTTTAAGGATCCTTACGGTAGTTTTTTTGGGGGCATTTAATAGCCCCCTCTAGTTTTAATATTGTTGGCGCAAAGGTGTACAATTTCAGAAATGCGCTTGATCCTAGTAGTTTCACGCTTGGCTTGGTTCAACCAATATAAATATCCTTTTCTATAGGACGGCGCAAAGTTTTGGTAGTTTTCAAAGGCTAGTGGATGCTGTTCAAAGGCTTGTTGAAGATCTTTGGGGATGATGCCGTTTTCCACATCGTCCAAACTTGTCCAACTGCCGTTGTTCTTCGCAATTTTTATTGTTTTTAGACCACTTTCATGCATTAGGTTGGATTCCATAAGTTCTTCAATGTATCGTTTGTTCAAAGCGCTCCATACACTTTTAGGGTTCCTTGGCGTAAAATATTGTTTCCGTTTACCATCTCCCAAGCTTTTTACGGTGGAGTCAATCCATCCAAAACAGAGTGCTACTTTAACGGCTTCTTCCCAACGCATACTGTCCATGTCATGGTTTACTTTATAGAAAATTAAATGTACACCTTCATACTGGGTGTGGTTAGCCATGAGCCATTCTCGCCATGCAATATGGGTTTTAAAATATAATTCGGGAATGTTGGACATGTTCCAAAGCTTTAAGCATTGACAAATTTTTCAAGTAACTGTCTAACCTCATTGGTGTCCTTAATGTAATATTTGGCTTTGGTGGTTTTGGAAGCTACTTTAACGGTATAGGCCGATTCAGGTAATTCCTCAAACATATATTCATCGGTCCAATCATCACCAATGGCAAAAATAAAGTCATAGGTATCGTCTGGTATTAATCTCAAGCAAGCTCGGCCTTTGTTGACATTACTGTTTTTGATTTCAATAACCTTATTACCCGAAAGAACGCTTAAGTTATCATTGGAAATTAATCCGGTTAGTACGGTGTTTAACTCGATGGTTCTAATTTGTGCCAGCTCGGGATCTGCTTTGCGGTAGTGCCAAGCCAAGGAGTATTGTTTGGTCTCAATGAATGTACCTGGTGTGCGATCCACAAATGTTTCCAAAATAGGCCTTACATTTTCCATCCAGTCATTTTTGAGATGTTCCAGTGCTTCCCAATTGGTTTCGGGACGTTTTAGCCACACGCCATGGTCGGTGATAAGGTTGTAGTTTTTATTGTTAAACCATTTTTTGAAGGT
Coding sequences within it:
- a CDS encoding VWA domain-containing protein, giving the protein MKTNSYIFKGFVFKSYEAPEQSIFDKLLEIFMELITHTSGDFDEAIDWLRQLDKEYNLTSEDYNIDDFIEDLKKKGYIREELRPDGEGGMGITSKTEQAIRKAALDQIFGKIKRSGQGNHRSKSPGIGDEHTGDYREYQFGDALDRVSMTESLKNAQINHGLGNFSLSEDDLVVEETLHKSQMSTVLMIDISHSMILYGEDRITPAKKVAMALAELITTRYPKDTLDILVFGNDAWQIQIKDLPYLQVGPYHTNTVAGLQLAMDLLRRKRNTNKQIFMITDGKPSCLHLPNGEYYKNSYGLDEVIVNKCYAMAQQARKLHIPITTFMIAQDNYLMQFVREFTYANQGKAFYTGLKGLGEMIFEDYETNRKKRIRG
- a CDS encoding magnesium chelatase — protein: MNRTEITTLGALKKAGYKYQSIKDELRNNLIEKLKGDEPTFEGVHGYEHTVIPELERAILSRHNINLLGLRGQAKTRLTRLMVNLLDEYIPVVKGSEINDDPQRPLSRYAHELIKEKGDDTPIVWLHRSERFAEKLATPDVTVADIIGDVDPIKAANLKLSYADDRVIHYGMIPRANRCIFVINELPDLQARIQVALFNILQEGDIQIRGFKLRLPLDIQFVFTANPEDYTNRGSIVTPLKDRIGSQILTHYPQDIETAKLITQQEAKLDSRQSKNILIPELAKDLLEQVAFAARDSEYIDAKSGVSARLGITAYENLLSTAERRALQCEDATTTVRMGDFMGIIPSITGKVELVYEGEQEGASVVAYNLIGDAVKSLFVEIFPKIEKLKKETDVTPYDDIVSWFFNQKEGFELLDDVPDRDYKAMLDSIAPLDTLLNAYVPDIEPSEKYFVKEFVLWALVEFKQLSKFRFTEGIQFKDPYGSFFGGI
- a CDS encoding YdeI family protein, yielding MSNIPELYFKTHIAWREWLMANHTQYEGVHLIFYKVNHDMDSMRWEEAVKVALCFGWIDSTVKSLGDGKRKQYFTPRNPKSVWSALNKRYIEELMESNLMHESGLKTIKIAKNNGSWTSLDDVENGIIPKDLQQAFEQHPLAFENYQNFAPSYRKGYLYWLNQAKRETTRIKRISEIVHLCANNIKTRGGY